In Lujinxingia litoralis, a single window of DNA contains:
- a CDS encoding tetratricopeptide repeat protein, producing MSEQSEKEQSSTERAWQAAPDIVAAQVQALARKYYEQGELDRAREVLEKLVKMRPRCAWAHALLGVVQRRQGRMVKALESLQRAAEIDPDDRNTLVNLGECLVIAGKVPQGVDVLRAVFEMGYDPALAPEEHDAFTRRAGAQLEVIQRAARMVQEEYGQQGS from the coding sequence ATGAGTGAGCAGAGCGAGAAAGAGCAGAGCAGCACGGAGCGAGCCTGGCAGGCGGCCCCTGATATTGTGGCGGCACAGGTGCAGGCGTTGGCTCGTAAGTATTATGAGCAGGGGGAGTTGGATCGGGCGCGCGAGGTGCTGGAGAAGCTGGTGAAGATGCGGCCCCGCTGTGCGTGGGCCCACGCGCTTCTGGGGGTCGTGCAGCGGCGTCAGGGGCGGATGGTCAAGGCGTTGGAGTCGTTGCAACGCGCCGCGGAGATCGATCCCGACGATCGCAACACACTGGTCAATCTCGGGGAGTGCCTGGTGATTGCGGGGAAGGTGCCTCAGGGGGTTGATGTGTTGCGGGCGGTGTTTGAGATGGGATACGACCCCGCGCTTGCTCCGGAGGAGCACGACGCGTTTACGCGTCGTGCCGGAGCTCAGCTGGAGGTGATTCAGCGCGCGGCACGCATGGTTCAGGAGGAGTACGGCCAGCAGGGGAGTTAG
- the ccoS gene encoding cbb3-type cytochrome oxidase assembly protein CcoS, with the protein MNILYLLIPMALLLTLSSVAAFIWAVRRGQLDDLETPALRPLLDDESAPPPR; encoded by the coding sequence ATGAACATCCTCTACCTGCTCATCCCCATGGCGCTCTTACTGACCCTGAGCTCGGTCGCCGCCTTTATCTGGGCCGTGCGCCGGGGCCAACTCGACGACCTGGAAACCCCGGCGCTTCGCCCCCTGCTCGACGACGAAAGCGCCCCCCCGCCGCGCTAA
- a CDS encoding heavy metal translocating P-type ATPase has protein sequence MTTPTTVPCAHCGLPAPPPPRGAPEDTPSFCCVGCHSVYVVLHESGLDNFYQLRDAWKNDPQPAHSPQDAAEIAPLLDSEAFLQEHARTHEDGTLSAKLHLEGVHCAGCVWLIERMPQLLDGVVNAHLDLTRGLLSLRWDPERVRLSEVGRALARFGYKAHPLRADQRKVRSQGLGRLLIRVGISWAVAMNTMIFAISEYAGLSALTDAGLHTTMRWLSLGLSIVAMIVGGSIFFRRAWASLRAALAQGLPSGLTRLSIDVPIALGIGVGWLHSAYNTVWGAGDVWFDSLTVLIAALLSARYLQLRGNARAADAAERLYSLLPRSARLLRRADEPTAALRDTAEAVLATSLRPGDLIEVRTGDVVPADGTVTLGRGEVLRALLTGESRPEKIAPGQSIEAGVTNLGALLHVEVLATAEDTRVGKLLRWIEDHQTQRAPIVQLADRLGGIFVLAVLGAALLTALVWALIDPSRAIPNAVALLVISCPCALGMATPLAMSVGAGRAARRGVHIKNDDVIEALDHLTDLVFDKTGTLTVGTPTIASSEGDDSALALASALEAHSSHPLARAIVAAAPPTPGHPGPPTADIEEHMGRGITGRVGNHRVAVGRPSWQLADDHPWRARADQLAARGLTPLVIVVDEKPRQLLGLGDTLRPGASELVQRLAHRGVRVHLLSGDHPDLVSRVARELGIAADATLGGASPEAKVAYLKELRARRPEATVAMVGDGVNDAAALQTAHVGVAVHGGAEASLQAADIFLMRQGLTPIEDLLDGAQTIMRTVRRNLVGSALYNAFGISLAALGLVSPLVAALLMPVSSLAVVASSLSQRSFEPRESPPAPPNAATPPEPRELAGHPHPTESAA, from the coding sequence ATGACCACTCCCACCACCGTGCCCTGCGCCCACTGCGGCCTGCCGGCACCGCCTCCGCCCCGGGGTGCACCGGAAGACACCCCCAGCTTTTGCTGTGTGGGCTGCCACTCGGTCTACGTGGTGCTCCATGAGTCGGGGCTCGACAACTTCTACCAACTCCGCGACGCCTGGAAAAACGACCCCCAACCCGCCCACTCGCCACAGGATGCCGCCGAGATAGCGCCACTGCTCGACTCCGAAGCCTTCCTCCAGGAGCACGCCCGAACCCACGAAGACGGCACCCTCAGCGCGAAACTTCACCTGGAAGGTGTGCACTGTGCCGGGTGTGTCTGGCTGATCGAGCGCATGCCGCAACTCCTCGACGGCGTGGTCAACGCCCACCTGGACTTAACGCGCGGCCTGCTCAGCCTGCGCTGGGATCCCGAACGGGTGCGCCTCTCCGAGGTAGGCCGGGCGCTGGCCCGCTTCGGCTACAAAGCCCACCCGCTGCGCGCCGACCAACGCAAGGTCCGCTCCCAGGGGCTGGGCCGCCTGCTGATCCGAGTGGGCATCAGCTGGGCGGTGGCGATGAACACCATGATCTTCGCCATCTCCGAATACGCCGGCCTCAGCGCGCTGACCGATGCCGGGCTGCATACCACCATGCGCTGGCTCAGCCTGGGCCTGAGCATCGTGGCGATGATCGTGGGCGGCTCCATCTTCTTTCGCCGCGCCTGGGCCTCACTTCGCGCGGCCCTGGCCCAGGGACTGCCCTCCGGGCTGACGCGCCTCTCCATCGACGTGCCCATCGCGCTCGGCATCGGCGTGGGCTGGCTTCACTCCGCCTACAACACGGTCTGGGGCGCCGGCGATGTCTGGTTTGACTCGCTCACCGTCCTCATCGCCGCCCTGCTGAGCGCGCGCTACCTGCAACTCCGGGGTAACGCCCGCGCCGCCGACGCCGCCGAACGCCTCTACTCACTGCTGCCCCGCAGCGCCCGCCTCTTGCGCCGGGCCGACGAGCCCACCGCCGCGCTCCGAGACACCGCCGAAGCCGTCCTAGCCACTTCCCTGCGTCCGGGCGACCTCATCGAAGTCCGCACCGGCGACGTCGTCCCCGCCGACGGCACCGTCACCCTGGGCCGCGGCGAAGTCCTGCGCGCGCTGCTCACCGGCGAATCGCGCCCCGAGAAGATCGCCCCCGGGCAAAGCATCGAGGCCGGGGTGACCAACCTGGGCGCGCTCCTTCACGTCGAAGTCCTCGCCACCGCCGAAGATACCCGCGTGGGCAAACTCCTGCGCTGGATCGAAGATCACCAGACCCAGCGCGCCCCGATCGTACAGCTCGCCGACCGCCTGGGCGGCATCTTCGTGCTGGCCGTCCTCGGTGCCGCGCTGCTCACCGCCCTGGTCTGGGCCCTGATTGACCCCTCCCGCGCCATCCCCAACGCCGTGGCCCTGCTCGTCATCTCCTGCCCCTGCGCGCTGGGCATGGCCACCCCGCTGGCCATGAGCGTGGGAGCTGGACGCGCCGCGCGACGGGGCGTCCACATCAAAAACGACGACGTCATCGAAGCCCTGGATCATCTCACCGACCTGGTCTTCGACAAAACAGGCACGCTGACCGTGGGCACGCCCACCATCGCTTCCAGCGAAGGCGACGACAGCGCCCTGGCCCTGGCCAGCGCCCTGGAAGCCCACTCCAGCCACCCGCTGGCCAGAGCGATTGTGGCGGCCGCGCCCCCCACACCGGGGCACCCCGGCCCGCCTACCGCCGACATCGAAGAGCATATGGGCCGCGGCATCACCGGCCGAGTCGGCAACCACCGCGTTGCCGTGGGGCGGCCCTCCTGGCAGCTGGCCGACGACCACCCCTGGCGCGCACGTGCCGACCAGCTGGCCGCACGCGGGCTCACTCCCCTGGTCATCGTCGTCGACGAAAAACCTCGCCAACTCCTGGGGCTGGGCGACACGCTGCGCCCGGGCGCCTCCGAGCTCGTCCAGCGTCTGGCCCATCGGGGCGTGCGCGTCCACCTGCTCTCCGGAGACCACCCCGACCTGGTCAGTCGTGTCGCCCGCGAGTTGGGCATCGCTGCCGACGCCACCCTGGGCGGAGCCAGCCCGGAAGCCAAGGTCGCCTACCTCAAAGAACTTCGCGCCCGGCGCCCCGAGGCCACCGTCGCCATGGTGGGAGACGGCGTCAATGACGCCGCCGCCTTGCAGACCGCCCACGTGGGCGTGGCCGTCCACGGCGGCGCGGAGGCCAGCCTTCAGGCCGCAGACATCTTCCTGATGCGTCAGGGCCTTACCCCGATCGAAGATCTGCTCGACGGCGCTCAAACCATCATGCGCACGGTACGCCGAAACCTCGTCGGCTCCGCGCTCTACAACGCCTTTGGAATCTCGCTGGCAGCGCTCGGACTGGTCTCTCCGCTGGTCGCCGCCCTGCTCATGCCGGTAAGCTCCCTGGCGGTGGTCGCCTCATCGCTCTCACAGCGCTCCTTTGAGCCCCGAGAGAGCCCCCCGGCCCCCCCCAACGCCGCGACACCACCCGAGCCCCGGGAGCTCGCCGGCCATCCTCACCCCACGGAGTCCGCCGCATGA
- a CDS encoding FixH family protein, with the protein MPSIPSHIFWPGFIIVILAIAMGSGMSIIFASASDGGPRIVPDYYAKAVDWDETQATRRAADELSWTVALRLDEGLAEVAVRDAQNQPLALTGTAQFRLASQIEPDAPLELTAHPTLQGHYRIEGAPDAPGVYDVELVLQAGETPYRRTHRVERSP; encoded by the coding sequence ATGCCTTCGATCCCATCACATATCTTCTGGCCCGGATTCATCATCGTCATCCTGGCCATCGCCATGGGCTCGGGCATGTCGATCATCTTTGCGTCGGCCTCCGACGGGGGGCCGCGCATCGTGCCCGACTACTACGCCAAGGCGGTCGACTGGGATGAGACCCAGGCCACCAGGCGCGCCGCCGACGAGCTCAGCTGGACCGTGGCGCTGCGCCTGGATGAAGGCCTGGCCGAGGTGGCAGTGCGCGATGCTCAAAACCAGCCGCTGGCGCTGACCGGTACCGCTCAGTTTCGACTGGCCTCCCAGATCGAACCCGATGCCCCCCTGGAGCTGACGGCGCACCCCACGCTCCAGGGGCACTACCGCATCGAAGGAGCCCCCGACGCTCCCGGCGTCTACGACGTCGAGCTCGTCCTCCAGGCCGGTGAAACCCCCTACCGGCGCACCCATCGCGTGGAGCGCTCACCATGA
- the ccoG gene encoding cytochrome c oxidase accessory protein CcoG gives MSTPPILESPDAVLSTMDKDGKRRWIYPTLSPGRFLNARRLVGFVLIAFFVALPWINIADKPAIFLNLTGGEFTFFGLTLHATDTVLLMVFLLTILLSVFFFTALFGRVWCGWGCPQTVYLEFVFRPIERLIEGKESARRRRDQGPWTGEKVARKGLKLVVFGALSLFLAHTFVAYFVSWPELLRWMSLSPTEHPGYFATMAITTALIFFDFGYFREQMCTITCPYARFQSVLMDRHSLIVSYDPNRGEPRGKRKRAKSAGPIDLDQPLARLGDCIDCGACVRTCPTGIDIREGLQMECISCTQCVDACDSIMDAIDKPRGLIRYTSENAIAQKPTRVIRPRTVAYGVLLVVLSSVLVALIGQRSPLEVDIGRMPGPAFTELADGQIANRLRVRLRNRTGEDRQATLRLSEPAGAQVRVVGPQTISLNSGELSRFEVWVTAPPEALPDGSATATFEVIIDGEPWATSSFPLLGPTSVGE, from the coding sequence ATGAGCACCCCTCCTATCCTCGAATCCCCCGACGCCGTCCTATCCACCATGGACAAAGACGGCAAACGCCGCTGGATCTATCCCACCTTAAGCCCCGGTCGCTTTCTCAATGCTCGCCGCCTGGTGGGCTTCGTACTCATCGCCTTCTTTGTCGCGCTGCCCTGGATCAACATCGCCGATAAGCCGGCGATCTTTCTCAACCTCACCGGCGGTGAGTTCACCTTCTTTGGCCTGACCCTTCACGCCACCGACACCGTACTCCTGATGGTCTTCTTGCTGACCATCCTGCTCTCGGTCTTCTTCTTCACCGCTCTCTTCGGCCGCGTCTGGTGCGGCTGGGGCTGCCCGCAGACCGTGTACTTAGAGTTTGTCTTCCGCCCCATTGAACGCCTCATCGAAGGCAAAGAGAGCGCTCGTCGACGCCGCGACCAGGGCCCCTGGACCGGCGAAAAAGTAGCGCGCAAAGGCCTGAAACTCGTCGTCTTCGGAGCCCTCTCCCTCTTCCTCGCGCATACCTTTGTGGCCTACTTCGTAAGCTGGCCCGAACTGCTGCGTTGGATGAGCCTCAGCCCCACCGAGCATCCGGGCTACTTCGCGACGATGGCCATCACCACCGCCCTCATCTTCTTCGACTTCGGCTACTTCCGCGAGCAGATGTGCACCATCACCTGCCCCTACGCTCGCTTCCAGTCGGTGTTGATGGACCGCCATTCGCTCATCGTCAGCTACGACCCCAACCGAGGCGAACCCCGCGGCAAACGCAAACGCGCAAAATCTGCCGGCCCCATCGATCTCGACCAGCCCCTGGCCCGCCTGGGCGACTGCATCGACTGCGGCGCCTGTGTGCGCACCTGCCCCACCGGCATCGATATCCGCGAAGGTCTGCAGATGGAGTGCATCTCCTGCACCCAGTGCGTCGACGCCTGCGACTCCATCATGGACGCTATCGACAAGCCCCGCGGGCTGATTCGCTACACCTCGGAAAATGCCATTGCGCAAAAGCCCACCCGCGTGATCCGTCCCCGTACGGTGGCCTACGGTGTGCTGCTGGTCGTCCTGAGTTCGGTCCTCGTGGCCCTCATCGGACAGCGCTCTCCCCTCGAAGTCGACATCGGCCGGATGCCGGGCCCGGCGTTTACCGAGCTTGCCGACGGACAGATCGCCAACCGCCTGCGCGTGCGTCTGCGCAACCGCACCGGCGAAGATCGCCAGGCGACCCTGCGTCTCTCCGAGCCCGCCGGCGCCCAGGTACGGGTGGTCGGCCCCCAGACCATCTCGCTGAACAGCGGTGAGCTGAGCCGCTTCGAGGTCTGGGTCACCGCTCCGCCCGAAGCCCTGCCCGACGGCTCGGCCACCGCCACCTTCGAAGTCATCATCGACGGCGAGCCCTGGGCCACCTCAAGTTTCCCCCTGCTCGGACCGACCTCCGTTGGAGAATAA
- a CDS encoding cbb3-type cytochrome c oxidase N-terminal domain-containing protein, whose protein sequence is MTDITTQNAAPEQDVLLDHDYDGIQEYDNPMPGWWLAIFYVTIAWSLFYMVALGLELINDYDAQLAQASRQLEQTRNAYASETPPVDEAMLSALLEDSDALARGAEIYSGTCAPCHGANHEGGVGPILTDDEWIHGGEMPQIFATIRDGVSDKGMPPWGPVLRQEDIASLTAYITSLQ, encoded by the coding sequence ATGACTGATATCACCACTCAAAATGCGGCCCCCGAACAGGACGTGCTCCTGGACCACGACTACGATGGCATCCAGGAATACGACAACCCGATGCCCGGCTGGTGGCTGGCGATCTTCTACGTCACCATCGCCTGGTCCCTCTTCTACATGGTGGCCCTCGGCCTGGAACTCATCAACGACTACGACGCTCAGCTCGCCCAGGCCTCGCGCCAGCTGGAGCAGACCCGCAACGCCTACGCCTCGGAGACCCCGCCGGTCGATGAAGCCATGCTCAGTGCGCTGCTCGAAGACAGCGACGCGCTGGCCCGGGGCGCCGAGATCTACAGCGGTACCTGTGCTCCCTGCCACGGCGCCAACCACGAGGGCGGCGTCGGCCCCATCCTCACCGACGATGAGTGGATCCACGGCGGAGAAATGCCGCAGATCTTTGCCACCATTCGCGACGGCGTCTCCGATAAGGGCATGCCCCCCTGGGGACCGGTGTTGCGTCAGGAGGATATCGCCAGCCTGACCGCCTACATCACCTCCCTGCAATAA
- the ccoN gene encoding cytochrome-c oxidase, cbb3-type subunit I yields MVANTATERIRYDDRIVRMFVIATVAWGIVGMLVGVILALQLAYFPANELGKYFTFGRLRPLHTNAVIFAFAGNAIFAAVYYSTQRLVKARMFSDMMSKLHFWGWQSIIVAAAITLPMGFTQTKEYAELEWPIALAITVVWVIFAANFFLTLKNRREKHIYVAIWFYIATIVTVAVLHIVNNLAIPVGLFKSYSLFSGVQDAMIQWWYGHNAVAFVLTTPFLGLMYYFLPKAANRPIYSYKLSILHFWSLVFIYIWAGPHHLHYTSLPQWASTLGMVFSIMLWMPSWGGMINGLFTLRGAWDKVRTDPVLKFFVVGITFYGMATFEGPLMSVKLVNSLSHYTDWTIAHVHSAALGWNGFMTFGMIYWLAPRLWQTKLYSKRLANTHFWLATIGILLYIVAMYSAGITQGLMWRAFDETGRLMYPDFMETVVAIVPMYWVRLLGGSIYLFATCLGGYNLLMTARTAPKDLEDPEAIVPAIRPWKQPRKPAAAPKTGEQPRYDDALFALQDKLKGGWHRLLEGWPLVFTILTTVAILVGTIIEIVPMLLIRSSVPTIASVQPYTPLELEGRDLYIAEGCHTCHSQQVRPMIAEIERYGEYSKPGEGIYDHPFLWGSKRTGPDLARVGGKYNHFWHYRHMIDPRSTNTKSIMPAYPHLETDALDLSMTQKKIETMILLGVPYTPEQAENAVEDARAQAAQIAAELHEQGGPQAVEDAKLIALIAYLQRLGTDITQAEGAN; encoded by the coding sequence ATGGTCGCCAACACGGCCACCGAGCGGATCCGTTACGACGATCGCATCGTGCGCATGTTCGTCATCGCCACCGTCGCCTGGGGCATCGTCGGCATGCTCGTCGGCGTCATCCTGGCACTTCAGCTGGCCTACTTCCCGGCCAACGAGCTGGGTAAGTACTTCACCTTCGGGAGGCTGCGACCGCTCCATACCAACGCGGTCATCTTTGCCTTCGCCGGCAACGCCATCTTCGCCGCGGTCTACTACTCGACCCAGCGCCTGGTGAAAGCTCGCATGTTCAGCGACATGATGAGCAAACTCCATTTCTGGGGCTGGCAGAGCATCATCGTCGCCGCCGCCATCACCCTGCCCATGGGCTTTACCCAGACCAAGGAATACGCCGAGCTGGAGTGGCCCATCGCCCTGGCCATCACGGTGGTCTGGGTGATCTTCGCGGCCAACTTCTTTTTGACGCTCAAAAACCGGCGAGAAAAGCACATCTATGTGGCGATCTGGTTCTACATCGCGACCATCGTCACCGTGGCCGTGCTCCACATCGTCAACAACCTGGCCATCCCCGTCGGCCTCTTTAAGAGCTACTCGCTCTTCTCCGGCGTTCAGGACGCCATGATCCAGTGGTGGTACGGCCACAACGCGGTGGCCTTCGTGCTCACCACCCCCTTCCTGGGCCTGATGTATTACTTCCTGCCCAAGGCCGCCAACCGCCCCATTTACTCCTACAAGCTCTCCATCCTTCACTTCTGGTCGCTGGTCTTCATCTACATCTGGGCCGGCCCGCACCACCTCCACTACACCTCGCTGCCGCAGTGGGCCTCCACGCTCGGGATGGTCTTCTCCATCATGCTCTGGATGCCCAGCTGGGGCGGCATGATCAACGGCCTCTTCACCCTGCGTGGTGCCTGGGACAAGGTGCGTACCGACCCCGTCCTCAAGTTCTTCGTGGTCGGCATCACCTTCTACGGCATGGCCACCTTTGAAGGCCCCCTGATGAGCGTGAAGCTCGTCAACTCCCTGAGCCACTACACCGACTGGACCATCGCCCACGTGCACTCTGCGGCCCTGGGGTGGAACGGCTTCATGACCTTCGGCATGATCTACTGGCTGGCGCCTCGCCTCTGGCAGACCAAGCTCTACTCCAAGCGCCTGGCCAACACCCACTTCTGGCTGGCGACCATCGGCATCCTTCTCTACATCGTGGCGATGTACAGCGCCGGAATCACCCAGGGCCTGATGTGGCGCGCCTTCGATGAAACCGGGCGCCTGATGTACCCGGACTTCATGGAAACGGTCGTGGCCATCGTCCCGATGTACTGGGTGCGCCTGCTCGGCGGCTCGATCTACCTCTTCGCCACCTGCCTGGGCGGCTACAACCTGCTGATGACCGCGCGCACCGCGCCCAAAGACCTCGAAGATCCCGAGGCCATCGTCCCGGCCATCCGCCCCTGGAAGCAGCCCCGCAAGCCGGCCGCCGCTCCCAAAACCGGCGAACAGCCCCGCTACGACGACGCGCTCTTCGCCCTGCAGGACAAGCTCAAGGGCGGCTGGCACCGTCTCCTGGAGGGCTGGCCCCTGGTCTTCACCATCCTGACCACGGTGGCCATCCTCGTCGGTACCATCATCGAAATCGTGCCGATGCTGCTGATCCGCTCCTCGGTCCCCACCATCGCTTCGGTGCAGCCCTACACCCCGCTGGAGCTTGAGGGACGCGATCTCTACATCGCCGAGGGCTGCCACACCTGCCACTCCCAGCAGGTCCGCCCGATGATCGCCGAGATCGAACGCTACGGCGAGTACTCCAAGCCCGGCGAAGGCATCTACGACCACCCCTTCCTGTGGGGATCGAAGCGGACCGGGCCCGACCTGGCGCGTGTCGGTGGCAAGTACAACCACTTCTGGCACTACCGCCACATGATCGACCCGCGCTCCACCAACACCAAGTCGATCATGCCCGCCTACCCGCACCTGGAGACCGATGCGCTCGACCTCTCCATGACCCAGAAAAAGATCGAAACCATGATCTTGCTGGGCGTGCCCTACACCCCGGAGCAGGCCGAAAACGCAGTCGAAGACGCCCGCGCCCAGGCCGCCCAGATCGCCGCCGAACTCCACGAACAGGGCGGCCCCCAGGCGGTGGAAGACGCCAAACTCATCGCGCTCATTGCCTACCTGCAACGCCTGGGCACTGACATCACTCAAGCCGAGGGAGCGAACTGA
- a CDS encoding sulfite exporter TauE/SafE family protein — protein sequence MTQVGEFGQVAPYYAQVLGVGVVWVSLHCAGMCGPIMASLTATTGAWSEPSPARRVAKASAGVLSYQAGRAVTYAVMGGAAGALGALAQGWVRGMTQTAGLVVALLLVLAGIYKLLPARLRAGALATTWSGKAAGVTGGLLQSAMRLAPKNRWLKMMAMGLMMGLLPCMLMFWVLGIAASTASPVHGAGVMVALVAMTTPVLMAAASGSSLLGGRWRSASGVVVAAGMILSGAWMGLIGAAANGWVDHVYFAFELFGEAWTMMLW from the coding sequence ATGACGCAGGTCGGTGAGTTCGGGCAGGTTGCCCCTTATTACGCGCAGGTGTTGGGAGTAGGCGTGGTGTGGGTGAGCCTGCATTGCGCCGGGATGTGCGGGCCGATCATGGCCAGCCTCACCGCCACCACCGGCGCCTGGTCGGAGCCCTCGCCGGCGCGGCGCGTGGCCAAAGCTTCGGCCGGAGTGCTGAGCTATCAGGCGGGTCGGGCGGTGACCTATGCGGTGATGGGAGGCGCGGCCGGTGCGCTGGGAGCCCTGGCCCAGGGCTGGGTCCGGGGTATGACGCAGACCGCCGGCCTGGTGGTGGCCCTGCTCCTGGTGCTTGCCGGGATTTATAAACTCTTGCCGGCGCGTCTGCGGGCCGGAGCCCTGGCCACGACCTGGAGCGGGAAAGCGGCCGGGGTGACCGGGGGCCTGCTCCAGTCGGCGATGCGCCTGGCGCCGAAAAACCGCTGGTTGAAGATGATGGCGATGGGGCTGATGATGGGATTGCTGCCCTGCATGCTCATGTTCTGGGTGCTGGGCATCGCCGCCTCGACCGCGAGCCCGGTGCACGGGGCCGGCGTGATGGTCGCGCTGGTGGCGATGACCACGCCCGTGCTCATGGCGGCGGCCAGCGGGTCGAGCCTGCTGGGCGGGCGCTGGCGCTCGGCGTCAGGCGTGGTGGTCGCCGCCGGTATGATCCTCTCCGGCGCCTGGATGGGCCTGATTGGCGCGGCGGCGAACGGCTGGGTCGATCACGTGTATTTTGCGTTTGAGCTCTTTGGTGAGGCCTGGACGATGATGCTGTGGTGA
- a CDS encoding pyridoxamine 5'-phosphate oxidase family protein — MSKPDDDLLETSESTPRYTSLDEVLAHLWSYAARGARYRDNAMATPIFVSTAVEGGPSARTVVLREVEEGRALLCHTDRRSRKVAELAEEPRSIWVTYDRQEHQQFQFIGRSSVHTDDDVADRMWAEESPDELVFYFKRSRPSEGAAGPTSAQDFESVSEDEARGNFAVVRTEIEAIMWQHVHPEGEYRARFEWDGGRWVGTWLIP, encoded by the coding sequence ATGAGCAAGCCCGACGATGACCTTCTGGAAACCTCCGAGTCCACACCGCGATATACCTCGCTCGACGAGGTGCTGGCGCATCTCTGGTCGTACGCCGCGCGCGGCGCTCGATATCGAGATAACGCCATGGCCACGCCGATCTTCGTGAGCACGGCGGTGGAGGGTGGGCCCTCGGCGCGCACGGTGGTGCTGCGGGAGGTCGAAGAGGGGCGCGCGCTGCTCTGCCATACCGATCGACGCTCGCGCAAAGTCGCCGAGCTGGCCGAGGAGCCCCGGTCGATCTGGGTGACGTACGACCGGCAGGAGCACCAGCAGTTTCAGTTCATTGGCCGCTCCAGCGTGCATACCGACGACGATGTGGCCGATCGGATGTGGGCCGAGGAGTCGCCCGATGAGCTGGTGTTCTATTTTAAGCGCTCGCGCCCCTCGGAGGGGGCCGCAGGTCCGACCTCGGCGCAGGACTTCGAGTCGGTCAGTGAAGACGAAGCCCGGGGCAACTTTGCGGTGGTGCGCACCGAGATCGAAGCCATCATGTGGCAGCATGTTCACCCGGAAGGGGAGTACCGCGCGCGCTTTGAGTGGGATGGGGGCCGCTGGGTGGGAACTTGGCTGATTCCATGA
- a CDS encoding DNA-3-methyladenine glycosylase, with product MADSMSRWSGERGESLGRAFFARDIHQVARDLLGREIWFGNRGARLVEVEVYEGANDAASHARSGRPTGRTWPMFAEPGRVYVYRIYGMHRCLNLRAPSGVGAGAILVRAAQPLSGFEPEVHRRRRLSGPGLLCKTMGIDERLSGAWVGQGLVLREGEPVAEERVVTRPRVGLNEARCQEATHWPWRYIIEDSPWISRR from the coding sequence TTGGCTGATTCCATGAGTCGGTGGTCGGGCGAACGTGGGGAAAGTCTGGGGCGTGCATTTTTTGCGCGGGACATTCACCAGGTCGCCCGGGACCTTCTTGGCCGAGAGATCTGGTTCGGGAACCGGGGCGCACGTCTGGTGGAGGTGGAGGTGTACGAGGGGGCCAACGACGCGGCCAGCCACGCGCGGAGCGGGCGGCCCACCGGGCGCACCTGGCCGATGTTTGCCGAGCCCGGGCGCGTGTACGTCTACCGAATCTACGGGATGCATCGCTGCCTGAACCTGCGGGCGCCCAGTGGGGTCGGAGCGGGAGCCATTCTGGTGCGGGCCGCCCAGCCGCTGAGCGGTTTTGAGCCCGAGGTGCATCGCCGGCGCCGACTCAGCGGGCCCGGGTTGCTGTGCAAAACGATGGGGATTGATGAGCGCCTCAGCGGCGCCTGGGTGGGGCAGGGGCTGGTGCTGCGGGAAGGAGAACCCGTGGCGGAGGAGCGGGTCGTGACCCGACCCCGCGTGGGGCTCAATGAGGCGCGTTGCCAGGAAGCCACGCACTGGCCCTGGCGCTACATCATCGAAGATTCGCCCTGGATCTCGCGCCGCTGA